GGTTGCACTGTAGTTGCTCTCCGtgtatttattcaatatttcgGCAAAATGTCGACGAAAGTGCTTTAAAACCTGATACGCGAGTTGCAAAAGACCGTAGCAATACTCGTGAGTAAAGTGAACACACTCGAAGTAACTGagcaaaattgcattttattcgACCGGGTAACGAATATCTGTCAGTTGTGTAAACACAAGGTTGACAGCGGTTCAAAAGTAAACCGCCAATCGCGCAAGATAGCGCAATTCACGACGACGCGCTGATTTTTCAAACCTAAACCATCTACACTAATAGCATGAGCAATTGAGCATGACAACACGAACCAAAGCAAACGCGTTCGTGAATGAATCGATCTATATCCATCATgatacaaaatgaaagaaacaaTCTCGCCACGGTATAATAACGACTCTCTCTCACTCATAAGATGACGTAAAGTGAGCAAGTGCCGATATAGTTGCGAGCGGGACCAGTGATACATGCGGatataaagatattagagtgatatatatcccagtgagagaaagatatatatcacACTTTTCTTTTTACTGACACATTTCGCCCAACTATCTTCAGGATCCTCGGAGCGCGAGCTCGACttgaacttggccggtttcgcGTGCCGGAATGAGGGCTACcatttttgtgctcaccagttggctcCACTGtcgatgtaggtccagaaaaacagatctaaAAATTCTTCTATTCTtagttttataaattcaatacgttttaatataaacaaagttattttaacgtctaaatgtgctattttttcaacctgtttaattttgcatatattctagttggcactttttttaaaccactaacatgtattgagctatatctactatctaccatgattaatcaaagatggacaaagatttgccattattatgaataaggagtgaaaattcctgATAAAGAAGCTTGTAaaccccaaaacttctatgcatttgacattttgatagACCtctatctacactagcgcccctagcggcgaaattaaacgcggtagccctcattgcatgGTCAGGGTCGGAGCGCGGGCTCCCCCTAGGGGCCCTTAGCATATTATGCTTTTTCTACTGTTCGGTTAATCCGCCACTGTAACCAACAGGGAAAATgatataaaagcttgtataagCTATATATTATGTGATAAAAAGTGGGTTACTCGGACCAACATTGGGAAATTAAGGTTTAGTACATTTCAGAATAAATTGTATCAAATCACGAATTGTTTTGCTCTATCTCCGCGAAGTAAAGCCAAATCAGGTGGGGGATGCATTAATTTAGTTCCGCTATTCGACAACAGATGGCGCTGCTTGTCATGGAAAACtcaaattacttacctactggTAACATGACGAAAAATGGAGTCCAGCATATCAGGAAATGGCACATGAGACGAATTATGGTGATAGTAACCCTTCTCTGTCGCTCTGCCGCTCCTGCTCTGAAAATTATTAAGTAGGCGTCATTATAAAGAAACAAATGAGGATcttacaggccgatatcgtccggtggactgatagtcagtgggcccctttagttatTATGTAACACCCCAGTTCAGGGGTAGGGGTTCCCAAACTGTACGCCGCGGCGCCCTGGCCCTCCTCCTAACCATGTTAGGTATCTATTTCGAATAGCCTAAATAGCTAGGTTAGGGCGCCGaggttaaattttaatatacgtaataataatataattatttattcagataactaggatccattggggttaggtacacggtgacttaaaatctattgttaatatttaaaatactaaataaattaatttaatgaaataaaaatttacattaaattacctaaattaatataatcaaaattcacaataaattattaaaatcaattaaactagaactcacaaataaatcaataaaatcaattaaattaaaatttacaaaattaactacCCATGATCATTAAGTTATGAATGTGTTTGTGCATGGGCGAATCAGGCGTTTCTACAAAAACTTTTAGGATGCCGTTAGAGCTGCTCCGCATCCTACTGACTAGCGAGGCAGTTATTTTGCGCACGATGGCGTGAAACCCGTCTGTgcgtgcctccgcaaacattttAGAAGCACTACAGAAGCGCGGGGCAGCTTCAACAACGCCCGAAAGCCGTTATTATATTGTACCCTCAGGGCACTGAGAGCCTTCTGAGTGCAATTGAACCACAGGCTGCTCATGTAGAAGCTCTGACAGAACGCTTTAAATAGCGTGATCTTGACTTGATCCGAgcaacgagcaaacctgcgggccaacATGTTACTCCTCACCGCCAGTGCCCTGCGTTCTCTTTCTCTTTAAACTTACAATTGCACCCGGACTGAAAAAGATTGAGAAtacgtaaaccttattgcaaataataaggtacaaaataatacaacttACTCGTCTGTTTGTTGCGAGGATTCCGGGCACTTCATCTGATCCATCTCCACAATTGGACACTGTAAgaaataaaatgtgacgttccacgagggaaggtaccttatggcggtcggcgcttaCATCGCGTTATACCGCATTAGTATTGTGCCGCCGctaataatgacgtaagcgccgaCCGCAAGTCACCTTTCGTCTGAAATTGCACAAATAATATGGAACTTGTGATCTGACCAGGGGCCTATTTCTCGTAAATATTAGTTTACAAGTATAttagttattaacttattagttactagtaaaaataatactagttcTGATAATTTCTGTTTctcaaaaaatattcaaatctcATTTTAGAAGCTAAATATactctaaaaactgtaatagatgtcatatattaaagaaaaagtgacgaagccctccagtggtgaaggccggattcgagccggcgtctttagctatcgcggctaacgccatgaacccctaggccacctcgcgacggcggtacccgtcccaatttctcgactatattccaacttagtaagactaggggtgttatagcgagagagactagtgctgccatctatgaaccaGTTTGcgcacaaataaaattattttattaaatattttgatttgtgtgttttaagtagtcacactactatatataaattaaaactgtaatagatgtcatatattacggaaaaaaaatatatataaggaAGTTTCTTTAGTAACTTTCCATTTTTGTTCTTCTCAAACGAAATCTTTTATTAAACTGAAACGTAGATGCAAATATTTCTTATGtatttctatacaaaaaaaaactcggCGACGgcgaactattatttattcttcttcaCCGTCGGAACCTTCCGAATCAGTCCAACCtttgtaaatttgttttttattatttaatttgccACAAATACTTTGggctaatattttttacaaacctTCAGAGACTAGTAGCTGtattaactttttttactagtgtagtttattaaatttttatttatgaaaccaCAACCCAATGGACTCTAATAATATTAGCTAATATTTATAAGTTGGCAACTAataactaatattttattattgtagcaTCGAGAAACGCAAACTAgtaaacttgtaaaaaatattagtcCATGGACTAGTATTATTAGTGTAATGTagtttcgagaaatgggcccctgatgtCTATAATTAGTAAACTAACGTGGGTGGTGGGTGTCGGCTCAAGGGCAGTAACGCCGCGTTAAGTTAGGTTTATCCTCCTGAGACCGAGTTGGTTTTTTTTGGAACTCTTAGTTACTATATAGATTCATAATTAGATTGTGGAATATGTGCAAAATTTTGTACGCGGGTCTCAGGACTCAGGATAGGTTACCTATGTGTGTTGGTAAAAACTAGGAGTATTTACAGTCCAATATGACTGGACTCgattaataatttaaactacTGTGAAGTTCGAGGCGTTACAAACTTGTAACGAGCTCAAGTACTAgagaaaactcaaaatatttacaacaaGATTGAATTCAATACGCTGTGTTTTAACTGACATAACCGAGCGATGATTATATTAAGTTTATTCTTAAGACAGATCCAAcgttaaattttaaattcttCATTTAAGGATATCGTACCTCAACTAAAGAGAAATGAAGTAAgcagtgctcactccatacatcagttttgttaccaaaacgactattattatcgtcgtagtcgacatctagcgtcaagtagcgaaaTTAACAGTACttctactcgacaatagatgtcgcgacgaacgaaagACGgagtagatttatttatttactcgaGTAAATTTTGCAGTTTTGGATTTGGAATTTTCTTTAATACCTATAGTTccttataatatacctatagttcagaatacctatatacctatagttcaAAATTCGATTTGATTTTGTCTCCTTAAAAGGAGCTGACTATCCGGTcgaacaactttgtcagtaaaaaaaggcgctaaattcaattttttaaatgagaCTACAATTGCCCTTCGCACCTACATTCTTTAAATTTGctcttttttctactgacagaaatggcttgacagactatatgaTATTCAGGAGCTACACCATTACACAAGATATCGGCGTACCTGGCCCCTGTGTGCGCGGATTGGCGGGCGTAACGCCAAGGCGCGAAGGATCAGACCATACTGGACTAGCATGATGCACGTTGGCACGTAAAATGAGAAGGTCACGCTGAAGAACACGTAGCTGGAAAACACAAAGGTAGATGGAAAGTTTTTTCTCATTGCTATTTTTTAGAGTAACATTGTTCTAAATTGATTGCTACTGGTAGATAACTCAATTTGGGGATCCGGCACACCCCGCAACAATGGCAAGAGGAGCTGTACTCCACTTGAGCTGCTGGAGTCCCGGGCAAGcaacccgagaagatttaaatccctcctaaattgtaggtgGGTAATgtgggtatcccaatatgggaccggcaagaaactcgaCGGGACACATGTTTTCAAAATATTAGTCTTTTTCCCACAACGTTCAACTCGTAGATTTGCGGAAATAGCTCAAAAATGCTCCTGAAAGTTGGAGAaccttgttttttagggttccgtacccaaagggtaaaaatgggaccctattactaagactccgctgttcgtctgtccgtctatccgtctgtccgtctgtttgtcaccaggctgtatctcatcaaccgtgatagcttagacagttgaaatattcatataatattatgatgtatttgtgttgaaaactaaaaacagaatcaacaaacgtaatttttttgccgttttttgcgtcatcatcatcatcaagagCTTTGCTcatgtcggtggagtaattgccaatcctttctttcccgagccagtcttttgatttgctcgtactgGCTCcgatatgtgattctaggctttccactgcctctcctGCTTTCCTCTGCctgcgttttttgcgtaatggtgcggaactcttcgtgcgagagtcctactcgcacttggccggtttttctgtaatttgcTTTGAAGAGCATTACGATAACTAGGTATTACTCACTCTTCAGTAGTGCTTGGAACGCCCGGCGGACCCTGGTGGCGGCTGCGGCGTATACTACAGGATTGAGGGCAGAGTTGGTATATCCAAGCCATGTGCACCATTGCCATGTGGAGTCTTGTACGCAGTCGCAGAGGGAATCTGCAAGAGTAGTTAACTGACTGTAAACCTTATTTCAAAATGATAAGGACCAACTCCGATGACAGTGAAGTGTTGATGTTAGCCCTTAATTTAGCACAAAAAATCAAGGCAGTGAGTGCGTGCCTTCTTGGCTCTCAATATTCTGGTTCTGGTTAGGAATAACAGTTATTGGGAAACGTTtaagtttttatcgctgactgtactttgttTTAGCAATGAATcatcatcgagacaattctaacaaccccataCACAATgtgtttgcgttgttttattacagacttcccatggccacctcctgtctccatcatcagatcagctccacaTCATAATATTGTGGTTCAGTTTAAATATCAACGCTCATATAGCAAAGCAAATCGAACGCTGTACAAAAAATCGTGTGTAGAAAGAACGAACCGTGCATGTGCATGTGCAGCGAACTGAGCGCAATTACGATATCGTCATCAGCATCTCGTAACCCAGTTTAAGCGTCTTCACGCAGGCAgcaacagacagacgcacattcgcatttatatttttattaacatttttactaaATATCAACGTTCATATAGCACAGGCTAAACCGAACGCTTACAAAAAATCAATAAGAAAGTTAAGAATACCTACTACTAGGTAATACTGTGACCCTTACATCGAAATAGTGCAGCGAACTAAGCCGACTTAGAATTGTGTAAGCATCTCGTTACCCAGTTTGTTCATAGGAACAGCGACATCTATCGACGAATTGGGTATCTAAACCGCGAAGGATGTTTGGCAATGATAACCAGGGGGGCAAAACTTAAAAGCGACGTCGGCATCATATGTCCCCCCTCCACCGAGTAGTTCGGTTGCACTGTAGTTGCTCTCCGtgtatttattcaatatttcgGCAAAATGTCGACGAAAGTGCTTTAAAACCTGATACGAGAGTTGCAAAAGACCGTAGCAATACTCGTGAGTAAAGTGAACACACTCGAAGTAACTGagcaaaattgcattttattcgACCGGGTAACGAATATCTGTCAGTTGTGTAAACACAAGGTTGACAGCGGTTCAAAAGTAAACCGCCAATCGCGCAAGATAGCGCAATTCACGACGACGCGCAGATTTTTCAAACCTAAACCATCTACACTAATAGCATGAGCAATTGAGCATGACAACACGAACCAAAGCAAACGCGTTCGTGAATGAATCGATCTATATCCATCATgatacaaaatgaaagaaacaaTCTCGCCACGGTATAATAACGACTCTCTCTCACTCATAAGATGACGTAAAGTGAGCAAGTGCCGATATAGTTGCGAGCGGAACCAGTGATACATGCGGATATAAAGATATAAGAGTGATATATATCCCAGtgagagaaagatatatatcactcttttcTTTTTACTGACACATTTCGCCCATCTCTCTTCAGGATCCTCGGAGCGCGAGCTCGACttgaacttggccggtttcgcGTGCCGGAATGAGGGCTACcatttttgtgctcaccagttggctcCACTGTCGATGTAGGttcagaaaaacagatctcaaaattcttctatgcttagttttataaaatcaatacgttttaatatacacaaagttattttaacgtctaaatgtgctattttttcaacctgtttaattttgcatatattctagttggcactttttttaaaccactaacatgtattgagctatatctattatctaccatgattaatcaaagatggacaaagatttgccattattatgaataaggagtgaaaattcctgATAAAGAAGCTTGTAaaccccaaaacttctatgcatttgacattttgatagACCtctatctacactagcgcccctagcggcgaaattaaacgcggtagccctcattgcatgGTCAGGGTCGGAGCGCGGGCTCCCCCTAGGGGCCCTTAGCATATTATGCTTTTTCTACTGTTCGGTTAATCCGCCACTGTAACCAACAGGGAAAATGATATAAAAGCTTGTTATATATTATGTGATAAAAAGTGGGTTAAAGGTATGTTCCTCGGACCAACATTGGGAAATTAAGGTTTAGTACATTTCAGAATAAATTGTATCAAATCACGAATTGTTTTGCTCTATCTCCGCGAAGTAAAGCCAACTCAGGTGGGGGATGCATTAATTTAGTTCCGCTATTCGACAACAGATGGCGCTGCTTGTCATGGAAAACtcaaattacttacctactggTAACATGACGAAAAATGGAGTCCAGCATATCAGGAAATGGCACATGAGACGAATTATGGTGATAGTAACCCTTCTCTGTCGCTCTGCCGCTCCTGCTCTGAAAATTATTAAGTAGGCGTCATTATAAAGAAACAAATGAGGATcttacaggccgatatcgtccggtggactgatagtcagtgggcccctttagttatTATGTAACACCCCAGTTCAGGGGTAGGGGTTCCCAAACTGTACGCCGCGGCGCCCTGGCCCTCCTCCTAACCATGTTAGGTATCTATTTCGAATAGCCTAAATAGCTAGGTTAGGGCGCCGaggttaaattttaatatacgtaataataatataattatttattcagataactaggatccattggggttaggtacacggtgacttaaaatctattgttaatatttaaaatactaaataaattaatttaatgaaataaaaatttacattaaattacctaaattaatataatcaaaattcacaataaattattaaaatcaattaaactagaactcacaaataaatcaataaaatcaattaaattaaaatttacaaaattaactacCCATGATCATTAAGTTATGAATGTGTTTGTGCATGGGCGAATCAGGCGTTTCTACAAAAACTTTTAGGATGCCGTTAGAGCTGCTCCGCATCCTACTGACTAGCGAGGCAGTTATTTTGCGCACGATGGCGTGAAACCCGTCTGTgcgtgcctccgcaaacattttAGAAGCACTACAGAAGCGCGGGGCAGCTTCAACAACGCCCGAAAGCCGTTATTATATTGTACCCTCAGGGCACTGAGAGCCTTCTGAGTGCAATTGAACCACAGGCTGCTCATGTAGAAGCTCTGACAGAACGCTTTAAATAGCGTGATCTTGACTTGATCCGAgcaacgagcaaacctgcgggccaacATGTTACTCCTCACCGCCAGTGCCCTGCGTTCTCTTTCCCTTTAAACTTACAATTGCACCCGGACTGAAAAAGATTGAGAAtacgtaaaccttattgcaaaaaataaggtacaaaataatacaacttACTCGTCTGTTTGTTGCGAGGATTCCGGGCACTTTATCTGATCCATCTCCACAATTGGACACTGTAAgaaataaaatgtgacgttccacgagGGAAGGTACATAATGGCGGTCGGCGCTTACATCGCGTTATACCGCATTAGTATTGTGCCGCCGctaataatgacgtaagcgccgaCCGCAAGTCACCTTTCGTCTGAAATTGCACAAATAATATGGAACTTGTGATCTGACCAGGGGCCTATTTCTCGTAAATATTAGTTTACAAGTATAttagttattaacttattagttactagtaaaaataatactagttcTGATAATTTCTGTTTctcaaaaaatattcaaatctcATTTTAGAAGCTAAATATactctaaaaactgtaatagatgtcatatattaaagaaaaagtgacgaagccctccagtggtgaaggccggattcgagccggcgtctttagctatcgcggctaacgccatgaaaccctaggccacctcgcgacggcggtacccgtcccaatttctcgactatattcCAACTTAGTAAGACTAGGGGAGTTATAGCGAAAGAGActagtgctgccatctatgaacaagtttgcgcacaaataaaattattttatgaaatattttgatttgtgtgttttaagtagtcacactactatatataaattaaaactataatagatgtcatatattacggaaaaaaatatatatattaggaAGTTTCTTTAGTAACTTTCCATTTTTGTTCTTCTCAAACGAAATCTTTCATTAAACTGAAACGTAGATGCAAATAGTTCGTATGtatttctatacaaaaaaaactcgACGACGgcgaactattatttattcttcttcaCCGTCGGAACCTTCCGAATCAGTCCAACCtttgtaaatttgttttttattatttattttgccacAAATACTTTGgcctaatattttttacaaacctTCAGAGACTAGTAGCTGtattaactttttttactagtgtagtttattaaatttttatttatgaaaccaCAACCCAATGGACTCTAATAATATTAGCTAATATTTATAAGTTGGCAACtaataactaatatttttttattgtagcgTCGAGAAACGCAGACTAgtaaacttgtaaaaaatattagtcCATGGACTAGTATTATTAGTGTAATGTagtttcgagaaatgggcccctgatgtCTATAATTAGTAAACTAACGTGGGTGGTGGGTGTCGGCTCAAGGGCAGTAACGCCGCGTTAAGTTAGGTTTATCCTCCTGAGACcgagttggttttttttttggaactcTTAGTTACTATATAGATTCATAATTAGATTGTGGAATATGTGCAAAATTTTGTACGCGGGTCTCAGGACTCAGGATAGGTTACCTATGTGTGTTGGTAAAAACTAGGAGTATTTACAGTCCAATATGACTGGACTCgattaataatttaaactacTGCGAAGTTCGAGGCGTTACAAACTTGTAACGAGCTCAAGTACTAgagaaaactcaaaatatttacaacaaGATTGAATTCAATACGCTGTGTTTTAACTGACATAACCGAGCGATGATTATATTAAGTTTAT
The Cydia strobilella chromosome Z, ilCydStro3.1, whole genome shotgun sequence genome window above contains:
- the LOC134755206 gene encoding 5-hydroxytryptamine receptor 5A-like — protein: MLDSIFRHVTSRFPLRLRTRLHMAMVHMAWIYQLCPQSCSIRRSRHQGPPGVPSTTEDYVFFSVTFSFYVPTCIMLVQYGLILRALALRPPIRAHRGQCPIVEMDQMKCPESSQQTDEAGAAERQRRVTITIIRLMCHFLICWTPFFVMLPVDSLCDCVQDSTWQWCTWLGYTNSALNPVVYAAAATRVRRAFQALLKMTRHGE